The genomic DNA ACTCTCCGAAAATATCGAAGCGGTGGTCGCTGAGTCTCACGATTGCGGCAAGCCTTATTGATAACGACATAAGTTGGCCCTGGTCTGCGCAATCCCCGTCCATCAGCCAGGTGGGATGGGTGACCGCCCTTCACAACAGGCAACGCCAAGTGGAAGGTTCGGCTTATAACCTGTCTCAGATGTCTGAAACCGTTTTTGACCGGATCTTGCGTGGTGAACTTCCTGCTCACGTCGTCGCAGAAGACGCCGAGACGTTCGCCTTCCTCGATATCCATCCCGCTGCGCCTGGACACACGCTGGTGATTCCCAAACGACCCGCCCGTGACCTGCTGGATGCAGAGGCAGATTCGGTGGCGGCGGTCGCAAGAATGGTGCAGCGGGTCGCCAAGCTGCTTGACCTGACGTTCGCGCCCGATGGGATCACCGTCCTTCAGAGCAACCGCCCCGCGGCGGGGCAAGAGGTGTTCTACTACC from Deinococcus humi includes the following:
- a CDS encoding HIT family protein; translated protein: MSETVFDRILRGELPAHVVAEDAETFAFLDIHPAAPGHTLVIPKRPARDLLDAEADSVAAVARMVQRVAKLLDLTFAPDGITVLQSNRPAAGQEVFYYHVHVIPRTQGDEVSIGYRVFTELDLADVAQRLRDAQTASSPRTEAPIS